The window AACCAGTCGTAGGTGTGCCGGGCTATCCGGTATCTGCCTACCTTGCGATGGAGTGGTTTGTTCAGCCGCTCATCTGCAAATACTTGCAGATTCCTGTGCCAAAACGACAGAAAATCAATGTAACATTAGGACGGCGTATTGTTTCAACGATGGGCCAGGAAGATTTTATCCGAATGAATATTGGGTATGTAAACGGGCGATATGTTGCAAATCCATTGACCAGGGCGGCAGGTGTCACAATGTCCTATGTACGGGCAGATGCACTGCTCGTCGTTCCTACTGACATACTTGGGTATGAACAGGGAGATACCGCAGAGGTGGAACTTCTCAAACCACTTGAAGAAGTAACGAATAGTATTGTTTTCACTGGGAGCCACGACCTGACAATCGACCTTTTGTCGTCACAAATTAAACGGAAAAGGACTGATATGAAGGTTATATCTTCCCATGTTGGCAGCATGGCGGGACTGATGGCAATCCGCAAGGGAGAGGCGCATGTTGCTGGAGTCCATTTGCTAGATCCTGAGACAAAGGAATACAACTTGCCTTACGTTAAGAAGTTTTTAGCTGACATGGACATTGTCCTCTATCCATTCCTGAAGAGAAAGCAGGGTTGGTTCGTTGCGGAAGGGAATCCTCTCGGGATTGAAACAGTTGAAGACATTGCCAGTACAGGGGCACATTTTGTTAACAGGCAGCGTGGCGCCGGGACAAGGATTCTGTTTGACCTCCTCCTGAAGGATAAAGGCCTTTCCCCTGAAAAAATTATTGGATACAGCAGGGAAATGTTTTCCCATTTGAGCGTAGCAGCTGAGGTGAAAAGTGATAAGGATTCAGTTGGCCTGGGAATCTATCCGGCTGCGAAATCAATGGGCTTATCATTTATCCCGCTTGCAGATGAAGAGTATGATTTGGTCATGCGCCGTGACTTTTTTGAAAGCGAAAAAGGGAGATTGCTTATTTCTGTAATCCAATCTGAAGATTTCAGAAGAGAAGTCGAAAAAATTGGCGGCTATGAAGTCATTGCCGGCGCAGTCCCCAAAATAGTTTGAATAGGATGAAAAGCTGGCGAATACAAAAGGCAAATATGCCTGGTAGTACATGGAGGGTAAATGATGTTTGAAATCTCAAAGGAACCCATCAATATACAAACTGTCATAGATAAGGTTGTCCAGCGGGAGGCTGGAGCGATTACAACCTTTATTGGAACAGTCCGTGAGCTCACTCATGGCAAAAAGACTCTTTTTTTAATATATGAAGCATATGAAGCGATGGCCGTAAAGAAACTTGAGCAGATTGGCCGTGAAATTGAGGAGCGCTGGCAAGGATCTAAAGTTGCGATAACGCATCGGGTTGGCCGCCTTGATATAACAGATGTGGCTGTCGTCATTGCTGTATCGACACCACACCGTGCTGATGCTTACGAAGCAAATCGTTATGCAATCGAGCGGATTAAAGAGATTGTTCCAATCTGGAAGAAAGAGCATTGGGAAGATGGAGAAGAATGGGTCGGCAATCAGCTTGAAACTGTTTTCTATCCAAAAGGAAAACCCGAGGAGGGTGATTTGAATGAATAAAGTGATGTTTTTCGCCCATTTACGTGATGCGGCAGGAGTGGAGTCTATATCCGTAGACGCTGCTGGGAAAACAGTGGGGGAACTGAAGACGGATCTTGCTGGTAAATACAGCCTTCCGAAAATGGATACAGTTATGGCTGCAATCAACGAGGAATTTTCCACGAATGAAGAAATCATACAAGAAGGCGATATTATCGCTTTTATCCCGCCGGTAAGCGGCGGTTGATTTAAAAACTTTTTTAAAGGGGCTTCCTTCATTGGAAGCTTTGTTTATCCCGTATTTAGGGGGAGTAAGCAAAGATTCACTTTGCTGCCTTACTGATAGTACCAGAAACAGCTCAGATGATTACGGAAAGGAGGCTAAAGTGATGGCAGAACGGTATTCAAGACAAATCTTATTTCCAGGCATCGGAAATGAAGGGCAGAGGAAAATCAGCTCTAAGCATGTATTGATGATTGGTGCAGGCGCGCTTGGCTCCGGAAACGCCGAAGTGCTGACCAGGGCGGGCGTCGGTAAATTAACCATTATCGACCGGGACTATGTCGAGGCGAGCAATCTTCAGCGACAGCAGCTTTATACAGAAGAAGATGTTGCCGAAAAATTACCGAAGGCAGCTGCGGCTGAAGGAAGACTAAAAGCAATCAATTCTGATGTGGAAATAGAGGCTATCATTGGTGATGCCACTCCGGAATTCCTAGAGGAGCTTGCTGAAGGTGTAGATTTAATCATTGATGCAACAGACA is drawn from Bacillus sp. FJAT-18017 and contains these coding sequences:
- a CDS encoding molybdopterin biosynthesis protein, which encodes MEQKRYKRKIYLEDKPRAVAREELLAAFDLLPETEWLNVEEALGRITAEPIFAGTSMPHYHASAMDGIAVLAADTFSAHEQNPLRLTLGDQFVYVDTGNAIPSQYNAVIMIENVNVIDDHTVEIIEPATPWQHIRPIGEDIVQEEMIFPQGHKMRPADLGSLLAARITAFQVIKKPAVAIIPTGNELIDVKDEPAPGKIIEFNGIVFSNFVKEWGGEPHLFPIVRDNPENIKEALVKASETADIVVINAGSSAGSKDYTVHVIGEIGKVFTHGVAARPGKPVILGQINGKPVVGVPGYPVSAYLAMEWFVQPLICKYLQIPVPKRQKINVTLGRRIVSTMGQEDFIRMNIGYVNGRYVANPLTRAAGVTMSYVRADALLVVPTDILGYEQGDTAEVELLKPLEEVTNSIVFTGSHDLTIDLLSSQIKRKRTDMKVISSHVGSMAGLMAIRKGEAHVAGVHLLDPETKEYNLPYVKKFLADMDIVLYPFLKRKQGWFVAEGNPLGIETVEDIASTGAHFVNRQRGAGTRILFDLLLKDKGLSPEKIIGYSREMFSHLSVAAEVKSDKDSVGLGIYPAAKSMGLSFIPLADEEYDLVMRRDFFESEKGRLLISVIQSEDFRREVEKIGGYEVIAGAVPKIV
- a CDS encoding molybdenum cofactor biosynthesis protein MoaE, coding for MMFEISKEPINIQTVIDKVVQREAGAITTFIGTVRELTHGKKTLFLIYEAYEAMAVKKLEQIGREIEERWQGSKVAITHRVGRLDITDVAVVIAVSTPHRADAYEANRYAIERIKEIVPIWKKEHWEDGEEWVGNQLETVFYPKGKPEEGDLNE
- the moaD gene encoding molybdopterin converting factor subunit 1; protein product: MNKVMFFAHLRDAAGVESISVDAAGKTVGELKTDLAGKYSLPKMDTVMAAINEEFSTNEEIIQEGDIIAFIPPVSGG